One Branchiostoma lanceolatum isolate klBraLanc5 chromosome 18, klBraLanc5.hap2, whole genome shotgun sequence DNA window includes the following coding sequences:
- the LOC136424077 gene encoding neprilysin-like, whose translation MKSMNITESTTNMMVEEGSMGYKKPRTSCGVKFYFAILMLLQLAIVSIVAAMIWQVLDLGTHVRKADNGQSGGQVGIPTTAVTPAADDVCMTPDCLRTAARLLEYMDPSIDPCDNFFEYSCGGWLKNTEIPPDAGRFGTFNQLRDDLTANMRDIIEDTTLEKGVEVVEKARTLYRSCMDEGLLDDLGAAPITELITHLNGWPVINDTWTADNWDLLDTLTKLMRYSNSLLMSMYVTADDKDSSVYILAFDQADLGLSSRQYFLNPDLSNYRDGYLNYSIDIALLLRGDGDRATVVQQMTDMVDFETKLANITAPPAERRDPEALYHKMKLSNMSDYFEFPWVEYVNNAAYSLEETITDQEDILNYAPDFFMKLGPLLAETDNKTIANYIIWRMVQNRIGNLGSKFLEIREKFNRDIFGVEPSSRWETCVSLVNGMMGTVVSRLYLPKFFQEESKAKAVEMIDNIRIAFNELLVENYWMDDATRAVAEEKAEAMKQFIAYDDYIVNNLTRLTEDYELLHFEETKYFHNILHNLEVSNNETFKYLRKPVEKDEWISHPTIVNAFYSPSRNSITFPAGILQGPFYDGTYPRYLNYGGIGAVIGHEITHGFDDSGRQFDKEGNLNLWWDPAVAEEFKKAAQCVMDQYSMYQFEEAGGMNLSGVITSGENIADNGGMKQTFRAYRSWVAANGPEPTLPGLDLNQEQLLFLNYGQIWCSKYRFQSAVSQVLNGPHSPGRFRVIGTLSNTPGFSEAYKCPVGSKMNPVKKCAVW comes from the exons ACAATGGACAAAGTGGCGGCCAGGTGGGAATACCGACTACAGCGGTCACTCCCGCAG CTGATGACGTTTGTATGACCCCGGACTGCCTACGTACAG CCGCACGCCTGCTCGAGTATATGGACCCCTCCATTGACCCGTGTGACAACTTCTTCGAGTACTCATGTGGAGGCTGGCTAAAGAATACCGAGATCCCGCCGGACGCGGGAAGATTCGGCACCTTCAACCAGCTTCGCGACGACCTGACCGCGAACATGAGAG ATATTATTGAAGATACCACACTTGAGAAAGGCGTGGAAGTGGTGGAGAAGGCACGGACCTTGTACCGGTCTTGCATGGACGAAG GACTTCTTGATGACTTAGGAGCTGCGCCTATCACCGAGCTGATTACACATCTGAACGGCTGGCCAGTCATTAACGACACTTGGACCGCCGACAATTGGGACCTGTTGGACACCCTGACGAAGCTGATGAGGTACAGCAACAGTTTGCTGATGAGCATGTACGTCACTGCTGATGACAAGGACTCAAGCGTCTACATCCTTGCT TTCGACCAGGCCGATCTTGGATTGTCCAGCCGCCAATATTTCTTAAACCCAGACCTGAGTAAT TACCGTGATGGTTACTTGAACTACTCTATTGATATCGCCCTACTACTGCGTGGGGATGGCGACCGCGCCACGGTAGTGCAACAGATGACCGACATGGTCGACTTCGAGACCAAACTCGCAAAC ATTACAGCACCCCCAGCTGAACGCAGAGACCCAGAGGCACTGTACCACAAAATGAAGCTGTCGAACATGTCTGACTACTTTGAG TTCCCATGGGTTGAGTACGTCAACAATGCGGCCTACAGTCTGGAAGAGACCATCACAGATCAAGAAGACATCCTGAATTATGCTCCCGACTTCTTCATGAAACTTGGTCCCCTTCTTGCCGAAACAGACAACAA GACCATTGCTAACTACATCATTTGGAGAATGGTGCAGAATAGAATCGGAAACCTTGGGAGCAAGTTCCTTGAGATCCGTGAGAAGTTCAACAGAGACATCTTCGGCGTCGAGCCCTCCTCAAGATGGGAGACGTGCGTATCGCTGGTGAATGGCATGATGGGAACTGTCGTCAGCCGCCTGTACCTGCCCAAGTTCTTCCAAGAAGAAAGCAAGGCAAAG GCTGTGGAAATGATCGACAACATCCGGATTGCCTTCAACGAGCTGCTTGTAGAGAACTACTGGATGGACGACGCCACCAGAGCCGTTGCTGAAGAAAAG GCCGAGGCTATGAAGCAGTTTATTGCTTACGATGACTACATTGTCAACAACCTCACAAGATTGACCGAGGATTATGAACTG CTGCACTTCGAAGAGACCAAGTACTTCCATAACATTCTGCACAACCTGGAAGTTTCCAACAACGAGACCTTCAAGTACCTGAGGAAACCAGTGGAGAAGGATGA GTGGATATCTCACCCGACCATTGTGAATGCCTTCTACTCGCCATCAAGGAACTCCATCA CTTTTCCCGCTGGTATTCTGCAAGGACCATTTTACGACGGAACGTACCCAAG GTATTTGAACTATGGCGGCATTGGTGCAGTCATTGGTCACGAGATCACTCATGGTTTTGATGACTCAG GTCGTCAGTTCGACAAGGAAGGTAATCTGAACTTATGGTGGGATCCAGCTGTGGCCGAGGAGTTTAAGAAAGCCGCTCAGTGCGTCATGGACCAGTACAGCATGTACCAGTTCGAAGAGGCTGGAGGCATGAAT tTGAGTGGAGTCATTACGTCTGGCGAGAACATCGCCGACAATGGAGGCATGAAACAAACATTCAGG GCTTACCGAAGTTGGGTTGCAGCTAACGGACCGGAACCGACTCTGCCTGGACTGGACCTGAATCAGGAACAACTGCTCTTCCTCAACTACGGACAG ATCTGGTGCTCCAAGTACCGTTTCCAGAGTGCTGTCAGCCAGGTGCTCAACGGCCCCCACAGTCCCGGGAGATTCCG TGTGATTGGTACGTTGTCGAATACGCCAGGGTTCTCCGAGGCCTACAAATGTCCCGTCGGATCAAAGATGAACCCGGTGAAGAAGTGTGCCGTGTGGTAG